From Pseudomonas sp. stari2:
CGGCGGTCAGGTCAGCCTGATCGATGTGGTTGAAGACGGCATTGCCGTGCTGCAGTTCGGCGGCGGTTGCCAAGGCTGCGGCCAGGCGGACGTGACCCTGAAGGAAGGCATCGAACGCACCTTGCTCGAGCGCATTCCGGAGCTCAAGGGCGTTCGCGACGTGACCGACCACACGCAGAAAGAAAACGCCTACTACTAAGGCGTTCGCTGCGGCATAAAAAAACGGCGCCCCGTGAGCGCCGTTTTTTATGGTCGATACAAATGTGCATGCCCCGCGCGATACAGTGACGATTCACTGAAGTGATCGCTGCCCAACACCCGCCCGACCAGAATCAGTGCTGTACGCCGAAAGCCCTTGTCGGCAACCTTTTCGGCAATGTCCTCCAGCGTCCCGACGACCCAATCCTGATCCGGCCACGTCGCCCGGTGGATCACGGCGATCGGGCAGTCCGCGCCATAGTGCGGCAGCAACTCGGCGAGGATCTTCTCCAGATGATTGACCCCCAGATGAATCGCCATGGTCGCTGCGTGCTGCGCCAGGTTGCCCAGTTCTTCGCCGGCAGGCATCGCAGTCTTGTCCGCATAACGGGTCAGGATCACGCTTTGCGAGATGTCCGGCAGGGTGAGTTCGGCGCCCAGTAGCGCGGCGCAGGCGGCGGTTGCCGTTACACCGGGGATGATTTCGAACGGGATTTGCAGCTCGCGCAGATAACGAATCTGCTCGCCGATGGCACCATACAGGCCCGGATCGCCCGAATGTACTCGCGCCACATCCTGGCCCTTGGTGTGGGCGGTCTTGATCAGGTCGATGATCTGTTCCAGATGCAGTTCGGCGCTGTTGACTACGGTTTCAGCCGAATGACCTTCCAGCACCGCCGCCGGCACCAGTGAACCAGCGTAGATGATCACCGGGCAGCTGCGGATCAGCCGCTGGCCTTTGACGGTGATCAATTCCGGATCGCCGGGGCCGGCGCCGATGAAGTAAACGGTCATCGTTGGATCCTGTGAAAGTAGGGCAGGTCGAGGCTTCAAGAGCGCTTCAGATGAAGAACGCTCATGATCGAAAGCGGGGATTATCGGAAATTTACGCTGCGCCGGCCAATGCCAGTGTGGCCTGGGCGTATTTTTGCCGGGATATCAGCAGTTTTGCCGGGGCTTGAATCAGCTGTTCGGCGAGCGCCAATGCAGCGCTTTCCGCCACGCCGTAGCAACCGGTGCGTTCGAAGGCGATCTGTGAATGGTGACTCAGTCGTTGCTGATAACTGGCCAGTTCTTCGCTGCTGAAGTACAGCAACGGCAGCGCCAGTTGAGCCGCCAGTTCCTGCAGGCCGGGTTCGTCGCGTTTCAAGTCGATGCTGGCCAAAGCCTTGACCGCTTCGAGTTCGATGCGATGGGCCTGTAAGGCCTGGTCGAGCAAGGCGCGCAGCGTACTGGCCGGGCAGCCGCGCTGGCAGCCCAGGCCGACCACCAGGGTCGGCGCTGCGCTGTCATCGGTCATGCGTGGTATTGACCATCGCTTTTGCGGCGGAACAACCAGGCGCTGATCAGGCCGAGGGCCAGCCAGAACGCCACGTTGGTCAGCTGCGAAGCGATTTTGAACTGGGCTTCCAGTGCTACCGGAGCAAGCATCGAGTGCACTTCCGGTTGCGGAGCGCCGATCACGTGCGGCACAGCAAGGATCGCTACGCCGAGGATCTTCAGCAGCCAGTTGCCACCGAACGCGATCAACGCCAGGCCGACAGCGGTTGACGCGGCGGTGCCGATCCACCACATCTGGCGCGATGCCAGGTCGGCGGCGGCGGTGCCCGGCAGCTCGGGCGGCAGGCCCAGTGTCGGGGCGAGCACGAAAGTCGCATAACCGGCCAGCCCCCAGAGCAGGCCTTGCGAGGTCTTGGTCGGCGCACGCAGGGTGTACAGACCGGCCAGCATCAGGGCGAAACCCACGGCAACGACCAGATTGCCGCCGGTGGTGGAAACCACGCGCTGCCAGCCGTCTTTCGGCTCCCAGGCTTCGGCATCGTGGGTGTGGGTGGCGGTACCGGAGGCGTGTTCGTGGACTTCGGCCACCGGTTCGGCTTTCTCAAAGGTCTCGGCCTGAAGAATCAGCGGCGATACCCAGAAGCTTTGCAGCAACGTCAGAAGCAGGGCGGCCAGAAGGCCGGTGAAACCTGCGGTCTGCGCAATACGCTTGATCATGTCGTCAGGTCTCAGTGGCACGGGAACGCAGCGCTGTGGCGGGTATCGTGCGCGGCGTTGTGAACCGCTTCGATGTGCGAGAAACCGGCGAAGTAGACCAGGCTGGCACCCAGGATCGACGCGAAGATCGCAGCGGTCAGGCGTTGGCTCAGGGTGGTGGTGCTGGAGATTTTGTCCGTGTTGCTGCCGGTGCTGCTGATGATCGACATGGCGCTTCCCTCTGGTGTGTCAGCGGGTGAACGGTGCGCATGAAAACCCCTGCGAGTCGGGCACGCAGGGGTTCGAACAGCGCCCGCCCACCGCGGGTTTGTTATGTTCAGTGACGCAGGATGCGCACTGTGTGTTGCGGGCCGGTCTCCGGGCTCACGAGGGGTGGCTGTCTGCCGACCTGCACAAGCGTCACCTTCCCATGCCCGTGGGCACAGTGGATCTG
This genomic window contains:
- the cobM gene encoding precorrin-4 C(11)-methyltransferase — its product is MTVYFIGAGPGDPELITVKGQRLIRSCPVIIYAGSLVPAAVLEGHSAETVVNSAELHLEQIIDLIKTAHTKGQDVARVHSGDPGLYGAIGEQIRYLRELQIPFEIIPGVTATAACAALLGAELTLPDISQSVILTRYADKTAMPAGEELGNLAQHAATMAIHLGVNHLEKILAELLPHYGADCPIAVIHRATWPDQDWVVGTLEDIAEKVADKGFRRTALILVGRVLGSDHFSESSLYRAGHAHLYRP
- a CDS encoding cobalamin biosynthesis protein; this encodes MTDDSAAPTLVVGLGCQRGCPASTLRALLDQALQAHRIELEAVKALASIDLKRDEPGLQELAAQLALPLLYFSSEELASYQQRLSHHSQIAFERTGCYGVAESAALALAEQLIQAPAKLLISRQKYAQATLALAGAA
- a CDS encoding CbtA family protein → MIKRIAQTAGFTGLLAALLLTLLQSFWVSPLILQAETFEKAEPVAEVHEHASGTATHTHDAEAWEPKDGWQRVVSTTGGNLVVAVGFALMLAGLYTLRAPTKTSQGLLWGLAGYATFVLAPTLGLPPELPGTAAADLASRQMWWIGTAASTAVGLALIAFGGNWLLKILGVAILAVPHVIGAPQPEVHSMLAPVALEAQFKIASQLTNVAFWLALGLISAWLFRRKSDGQYHA
- a CDS encoding CbtB domain-containing protein, with amino-acid sequence MSIISSTGSNTDKISSTTTLSQRLTAAIFASILGASLVYFAGFSHIEAVHNAAHDTRHSAAFPCH